In the genome of Pseudomonas sp. P5_109, one region contains:
- a CDS encoding alpha/beta fold hydrolase — protein sequence MNLQETPSLAPAQIELPLQRVASGEPFKETAADGFILGGFTWRHPSPDAARPVVIINAATSVRCRHYSRFADYLLDHGFDVITYDYRGIGESRPASLKGLKASWTDWGALDFEAMLKRAQREFPGQPIDVVGHSFGGCAAGLGASGHLIRRLVTVGAQFAYWRDYAPAHRWRMFAKWHVLMPLVTMIYGYFPGKRLGWLEDTPAGVVRDWSLSTARFEKRSSGRAISTTSGHLPFASVTAQTLAISISDDPYGTVPAIERLLGYFTGSTNSHLRIHPEDIGEEEVGHFAFFRSPYQATLWPIALAWLQNGELAPDTPGRRVPRN from the coding sequence ATGAATTTGCAGGAAACGCCTTCACTCGCCCCAGCTCAAATCGAGTTGCCGTTGCAACGCGTTGCGTCCGGTGAACCGTTCAAGGAAACCGCTGCAGACGGTTTTATCCTCGGTGGTTTCACCTGGCGACACCCCTCCCCGGACGCCGCTCGTCCGGTCGTTATCATCAATGCCGCCACTTCGGTCCGTTGTCGCCATTACTCGCGCTTCGCCGACTATCTGCTCGACCATGGCTTCGATGTCATCACCTATGACTACCGCGGCATCGGCGAGTCGCGGCCGGCATCGCTCAAAGGCCTCAAGGCTTCATGGACCGATTGGGGAGCACTGGATTTCGAGGCGATGCTCAAGCGCGCACAGCGTGAGTTCCCCGGGCAGCCTATCGATGTGGTCGGCCACAGCTTTGGCGGCTGTGCCGCGGGCCTGGGGGCGTCCGGGCACCTGATCCGGCGCCTGGTGACAGTCGGTGCGCAATTCGCCTACTGGCGCGACTATGCACCTGCCCATCGCTGGCGCATGTTCGCCAAGTGGCATGTGCTGATGCCACTGGTGACGATGATCTACGGCTACTTTCCTGGCAAACGCCTTGGCTGGCTGGAAGACACACCCGCCGGCGTGGTCCGTGACTGGAGCCTCTCCACTGCCCGCTTCGAAAAACGCTCCAGCGGCCGCGCGATCAGCACAACCTCCGGGCATCTGCCCTTTGCCAGCGTCACCGCGCAAACCCTGGCCATCAGCATCAGCGACGATCCCTACGGCACGGTCCCGGCCATCGAACGCCTGCTCGGCTACTTCACCGGCAGCACAAACTCTCATCTGCGCATCCACCCCGAAGACATCGGCGAAGAAGAAGTCGGACATTTCGCCTTTTTTCGCAGCCCATACCAAGCCACACTATGGCCCATTGCATTGGCCTGGCTGCAAAACGGCGAACTGGCCCCCGATACCCCCGGGCGGCGAGTGCCACGCAACTAG